A stretch of the Acyrthosiphon pisum isolate AL4f chromosome A2, pea_aphid_22Mar2018_4r6ur, whole genome shotgun sequence genome encodes the following:
- the LOC100162066 gene encoding glutamine--fructose-6-phosphate aminotransferase [isomerizing] 2 isoform X1, which produces MCGIFAYLNHLTPKSREEIITLLVNGLKRLEYRGYDSAGIAFDGPDGKDITIVKKEGKVVALEDELLSLKDQLDFEEIQNSHVGIAHTRWATHGVPSCVNSHPQRSDKDQIFCVVHNGIVTNYKEVKAFLERKGYLFESETDTEAIVKLVHHIYTQHPNLLFRELVEQAVQQLEGAFALCFKSKLFPDECVSTRRGSPLLVGIKSDTRLATDHIPILYSKDSMIDGESLSLTEHRYIRGDKMAIPIPLPRQESTSEFHALGDKEEVEYFFASDASAIIEHTNQVIYLEDDDVAAVREGRLTIHRMRMSTADPHAREITTLKMEIQQIMKGNFSSFMQKEIFEQPESVVTTMRGRVNFENQTVILGGIKDYIPEIKRCRRLMMIGCGTSFHSALATRQLMEELTELPVMVELASDFLDRNTPVFRDDVCFFLSQSGETADSLLALRYCKQRGALIVGVTNTVGSSISRESHCGIHINAGPEIGVASTKAYTSQFISLVMFGLIMSEDRISMQPRRAEIIRGLENITEQIREVLAADSKVMKLAETLYQKKSLLVMGRGYNYATCLEGALKIKELTYLHSEGILAGELKHGPLALIDKQMPIIMILTRDPVYKKCINALQQVTAREGRPIVICEKDDVETKSLAWQTIDVPHTVDCLQGLLTVIPMQLLSYHIAVMRGCNVDCPRNLAKSVTVE; this is translated from the exons GTATTGCGTTCGATGGTCCTGACGGTAAAGATATTACCATTGTGAAGAAAGAGGGGAAAGTAGTTGCTCTTGAAGATGAATTACTTTCTT tgAAAGATCAGCTTGATTTTgaagaaattcaaaatagtcaCGTTGGTATAGCACATACACGCTGGGCTACCCATGGTGTTCCCAGTTGTGTAAATTCACATCCGCAACGTTCAGATAAAGatcaaatattttgtgttgtgcATAATGGTATAGTAACAAACTATAAAGAAGTTAAAGCATTTTTGGAACGCAAGGGATATTTGTTTGAATCTGAAACTGATACTGAAGCAATTGTGAAGCTAGTGCATCATATTTACACACAACATCCAAATTTATTATTCAGAGAACTTGTTGAACAAGCTGTACAACAATTA GAAGGTGCTTTTGCTTTGTGTTTCAAAAGCAAATTGTTTCCCGATGAATGCGTATCAACTCGAAGGGGAAGTCCACTTCTTGTCGGGATTAAGTCGGACACAAGGCTAGCCACCGATCACATTCCAATTCTTTACAGTAAAG ATTCGATGATAGACGGAGAGTCTCTTTCGTTAACAG aACACCGTTATATCCGTGGTGATAAAATGGCCATTCCCATTCCATTGCCTCGCCAAGAAAGCACGTCCGAATTCCATGCATTAGGAGACAAAGAAGAAGTCGAGTACTTCTTTGCATCTGATGCTAGTGCTATAATCGAACATACAAATCAAGTTATATATTTGGAG GACGATGACGTTGCTGCAGTAAGAGAGGGACGGTTGACCATTCACAGGATGCGCATGTCTACGGCTGATCCGCACGCTAGAGAAATCACTACGCTCAAGATGGAAATCCAGCAGATAATGAAGGGAAATTTTAGTTCGTTCATGCAGAAAGAAATATTTGAACAGCCGGAATCCGTGGTGACAACGATGAGAGGCAgagtaaattttgaaaatcagaCAGTCATTCTCGGTGGCATTAAA GATTACATTCCAGAAATAAAACGATGCCGTCGATTAATGATGATAGGCTGTGGCACAAGTTTTCACAGTGCTTTGGCAACACGTCAGCTCATGGAAGAGCTCACCGAATTACCAGTTATGGTCGAATTAGCTTCAGATTTTTTGGACCGAAATACTCCAGTATTTAGAGATGAcgtctgtttttttttgtcacaatCTG GGGAGACTGCCGACTCTCTTTTGGCTTTGAGATATTGTAAACAGCGAGGAGCTTTAATTGTCGGTGTCACAAACACTGTGGGTAGCTCCATCAGTCGTGAATCGCATTGCGGTATTCACATCAACGCAGGGCCGGAAATCGGTGTTGCTTCCACTAAAGCTTACACATCGCAATTTATTTCACTCGTGATGTTTGGATTGATTATGTCCGAGGACAGAATATCAATGCAACCCAGAAGAGCTGAG aTCATCAGGGGCTTGGAGAATATAACAGAACAAATTCGCGAAGTATTGGCCGCCGACAGTAAAGTAATGAAGTTGGCTGAAACTTTATATCAAAAGAAATCGTTGTTAGTCATGGGAAGGGGTTACAACTATGCAACATGTTTGGAAGGAGCGTTG aAAATTAAAGAGCTTACATACCTTCACAGTGAAGGTATTTTAGCCGGTGAATTAAAACATGGACCATTAGCTTTAATCGATAAACAGATGCCAATAATCATGATATTGACTAGAGATCCAGTTTATAAA aaatgtatCAATGCTTTGCAACAAGTCACTGCTCGCGAAGGCCGTCCGATCGTTATATGTGAAAAAGACGACGTGGAAACTAAAAGCTTGGCTTGGCAAACTATTGACGTACCACACACTGTTGATTGTCTACAG GGATTGCTGACTGTAATACCGATGCAACTGCTGTCTTATCATATTGCGGTTATGCGAGGCTGCAATGTTGATTGTCCGAGAAATTTGGCCAAATCCGTGACCGTCGAGTAA
- the LOC100162066 gene encoding glutamine--fructose-6-phosphate aminotransferase [isomerizing] 2 isoform X2, protein MCGIFAYLNHLTPKSREEIITLLVNGLKRLEYRGYDSAGIAFDGPDGKDITIVKKEGKVVALEDELLSLKDQLDFEEIQNSHVGIAHTRWATHGVPSCVNSHPQRSDKDQIFCVVHNGIVTNYKEVKAFLERKGYLFESETDTEAIVKLVHHIYTQHPNLLFRELVEQAVQQLEGAFALCFKSKLFPDECVSTRRGSPLLVGIKSDTRLATDHIPILYSKEHRYIRGDKMAIPIPLPRQESTSEFHALGDKEEVEYFFASDASAIIEHTNQVIYLEDDDVAAVREGRLTIHRMRMSTADPHAREITTLKMEIQQIMKGNFSSFMQKEIFEQPESVVTTMRGRVNFENQTVILGGIKDYIPEIKRCRRLMMIGCGTSFHSALATRQLMEELTELPVMVELASDFLDRNTPVFRDDVCFFLSQSGETADSLLALRYCKQRGALIVGVTNTVGSSISRESHCGIHINAGPEIGVASTKAYTSQFISLVMFGLIMSEDRISMQPRRAEIIRGLENITEQIREVLAADSKVMKLAETLYQKKSLLVMGRGYNYATCLEGALKIKELTYLHSEGILAGELKHGPLALIDKQMPIIMILTRDPVYKKCINALQQVTAREGRPIVICEKDDVETKSLAWQTIDVPHTVDCLQGLLTVIPMQLLSYHIAVMRGCNVDCPRNLAKSVTVE, encoded by the exons GTATTGCGTTCGATGGTCCTGACGGTAAAGATATTACCATTGTGAAGAAAGAGGGGAAAGTAGTTGCTCTTGAAGATGAATTACTTTCTT tgAAAGATCAGCTTGATTTTgaagaaattcaaaatagtcaCGTTGGTATAGCACATACACGCTGGGCTACCCATGGTGTTCCCAGTTGTGTAAATTCACATCCGCAACGTTCAGATAAAGatcaaatattttgtgttgtgcATAATGGTATAGTAACAAACTATAAAGAAGTTAAAGCATTTTTGGAACGCAAGGGATATTTGTTTGAATCTGAAACTGATACTGAAGCAATTGTGAAGCTAGTGCATCATATTTACACACAACATCCAAATTTATTATTCAGAGAACTTGTTGAACAAGCTGTACAACAATTA GAAGGTGCTTTTGCTTTGTGTTTCAAAAGCAAATTGTTTCCCGATGAATGCGTATCAACTCGAAGGGGAAGTCCACTTCTTGTCGGGATTAAGTCGGACACAAGGCTAGCCACCGATCACATTCCAATTCTTTACAGTAAAG aACACCGTTATATCCGTGGTGATAAAATGGCCATTCCCATTCCATTGCCTCGCCAAGAAAGCACGTCCGAATTCCATGCATTAGGAGACAAAGAAGAAGTCGAGTACTTCTTTGCATCTGATGCTAGTGCTATAATCGAACATACAAATCAAGTTATATATTTGGAG GACGATGACGTTGCTGCAGTAAGAGAGGGACGGTTGACCATTCACAGGATGCGCATGTCTACGGCTGATCCGCACGCTAGAGAAATCACTACGCTCAAGATGGAAATCCAGCAGATAATGAAGGGAAATTTTAGTTCGTTCATGCAGAAAGAAATATTTGAACAGCCGGAATCCGTGGTGACAACGATGAGAGGCAgagtaaattttgaaaatcagaCAGTCATTCTCGGTGGCATTAAA GATTACATTCCAGAAATAAAACGATGCCGTCGATTAATGATGATAGGCTGTGGCACAAGTTTTCACAGTGCTTTGGCAACACGTCAGCTCATGGAAGAGCTCACCGAATTACCAGTTATGGTCGAATTAGCTTCAGATTTTTTGGACCGAAATACTCCAGTATTTAGAGATGAcgtctgtttttttttgtcacaatCTG GGGAGACTGCCGACTCTCTTTTGGCTTTGAGATATTGTAAACAGCGAGGAGCTTTAATTGTCGGTGTCACAAACACTGTGGGTAGCTCCATCAGTCGTGAATCGCATTGCGGTATTCACATCAACGCAGGGCCGGAAATCGGTGTTGCTTCCACTAAAGCTTACACATCGCAATTTATTTCACTCGTGATGTTTGGATTGATTATGTCCGAGGACAGAATATCAATGCAACCCAGAAGAGCTGAG aTCATCAGGGGCTTGGAGAATATAACAGAACAAATTCGCGAAGTATTGGCCGCCGACAGTAAAGTAATGAAGTTGGCTGAAACTTTATATCAAAAGAAATCGTTGTTAGTCATGGGAAGGGGTTACAACTATGCAACATGTTTGGAAGGAGCGTTG aAAATTAAAGAGCTTACATACCTTCACAGTGAAGGTATTTTAGCCGGTGAATTAAAACATGGACCATTAGCTTTAATCGATAAACAGATGCCAATAATCATGATATTGACTAGAGATCCAGTTTATAAA aaatgtatCAATGCTTTGCAACAAGTCACTGCTCGCGAAGGCCGTCCGATCGTTATATGTGAAAAAGACGACGTGGAAACTAAAAGCTTGGCTTGGCAAACTATTGACGTACCACACACTGTTGATTGTCTACAG GGATTGCTGACTGTAATACCGATGCAACTGCTGTCTTATCATATTGCGGTTATGCGAGGCTGCAATGTTGATTGTCCGAGAAATTTGGCCAAATCCGTGACCGTCGAGTAA